A single region of the Desulfobacterales bacterium genome encodes:
- the carA gene encoding glutamine-hydrolyzing carbamoyl-phosphate synthase small subunit has translation MDALLALEDGRTYPCRSFTGPGEASGEVVFNTGMSGYQEVLTDPSYRGQMVTMTYPLVGNYGVNPEDVESDRIQVSAFLVREYQPFYSNFRATASLADYLAAQKILGVEAFDTRALTRHIRTAGAMRAVISTQDLDPESLVLRAKRIPAMAGQDLASVVTTPGPYYWEDGKPVAITAQPPLDKNIWRRRKAKYAVAAFDFGVKYNILRSLESVGCEIVVVPAATGPEAIRAMAPDGIFLSNGPGDPEPIGYAIDTIKALLDYRPLFGICLGIQLLGLALGGTTYKLKFGHRGANQPVKNLLTGRVEITSQNHGFAVDQNSLPEKDIEITHINLNDNTLEGFRHRTLPIFTVQYHPEASPGPNDAKYLFDDFAKMMDKNA, from the coding sequence ATGGATGCACTACTCGCCCTTGAAGATGGACGCACCTATCCCTGCCGGTCCTTTACCGGACCCGGGGAGGCTTCCGGAGAGGTCGTATTCAACACCGGCATGTCCGGATACCAGGAAGTGCTCACCGACCCATCCTACCGGGGACAGATGGTCACCATGACCTATCCCCTGGTGGGCAATTACGGTGTAAACCCGGAAGATGTTGAATCCGACCGGATACAGGTATCCGCTTTTCTGGTCCGGGAATACCAGCCGTTTTACAGCAATTTCAGAGCGACCGCTTCCCTGGCCGATTACCTGGCCGCCCAGAAAATCCTGGGCGTCGAAGCGTTCGACACCCGGGCCTTGACGCGGCATATTCGTACCGCAGGGGCCATGCGGGCGGTTATATCAACCCAGGACCTGGATCCTGAATCCCTTGTTCTCAGGGCCAAAAGAATCCCGGCAATGGCGGGGCAGGATCTCGCCAGCGTGGTGACCACCCCCGGGCCTTACTATTGGGAGGACGGAAAACCCGTTGCGATTACCGCCCAACCCCCCCTCGACAAAAACATCTGGCGCCGGCGCAAGGCAAAGTACGCGGTGGCCGCATTTGATTTTGGCGTCAAGTATAACATTTTACGCTCCCTGGAATCCGTCGGCTGTGAAATTGTGGTGGTACCGGCCGCCACCGGCCCGGAGGCGATCAGGGCCATGGCGCCGGACGGCATCTTCCTGTCAAACGGTCCCGGCGACCCGGAACCGATTGGTTATGCCATCGACACCATTAAGGCCCTGTTGGATTATCGCCCCCTTTTCGGCATCTGTCTGGGGATTCAATTGCTGGGGCTTGCCCTGGGCGGCACAACTTATAAACTAAAATTCGGGCATCGCGGCGCCAACCAGCCGGTCAAAAACCTTCTCACCGGCCGCGTTGAGATAACCTCTCAAAACCATGGTTTTGCCGTTGATCAAAACAGCCTTCCGGAAAAAGATATCGAGATCACCCATATCAATCTGAATGACAACACCCTGGAGGGATTCCGGCATCGCACGCTTCCGATTTTCACCGTGCAATACCACCCGGAAGCTTCTCCCGGACCCAATGACGCCAAATACCTGTTTGATGATTTTGCTAAAATGATGGATAAAAATGCCTAA
- a CDS encoding HipA domain-containing protein has product MQNSGANSIKKHSNVPGLDLVNLFERALLFFVLGNGDAHLKNFSLLKKEEVGYSVSPAYDIVNSRLVLPEEKEEMYLSLQGKRNNISKKDFHGLSEQLGLNSKQVHNALERLSGLRSPIEMMIEESFLEERLRSRFLEIFKERMKRIFE; this is encoded by the coding sequence GTGCAAAATTCAGGTGCCAATTCCATAAAAAAACATTCAAATGTTCCCGGGCTGGATCTTGTAAACCTTTTTGAAAGAGCCCTGCTATTTTTTGTGCTGGGTAACGGCGATGCCCATTTAAAAAATTTCTCACTTCTTAAAAAGGAAGAAGTCGGTTACTCAGTGTCACCGGCCTATGACATCGTCAACTCCAGGCTGGTACTCCCTGAAGAGAAAGAAGAAATGTATCTCAGTCTTCAGGGGAAGCGAAATAATATTTCAAAAAAGGATTTCCATGGACTATCTGAACAGTTGGGTCTGAACAGTAAACAGGTCCATAACGCTCTGGAACGATTGAGCGGGCTCAGATCTCCCATAGAGATGATGATCGAGGAAAGCTTCTTAGAGGAACGATTGAGGAGCAGGTTTCTTGAGATTTTTAAAGAGAGAATGAAAAGAATTTTTGAGTAA
- the purF gene encoding amidophosphoribosyltransferase has translation MISSEKPREACGLFGIYDHPEAARLTYFGLYALQHRGQESAGIAVARDKHMTSHKGMGLVPEVFDDAHLAQLKGGSAIGHVRYSTTGSSLLFNAQPFVVHHSQRSYAVAHNGNIVNAPTLKDELESSGSIFQTTMDSEIFLHLFVKNLKFGFEQAVVESVAKLKGAFSFVVLTSNGEVIGIKDPHVFRPLCLGKLNGHYVLASESCALDLVQAEFVREIDPGEIVIIGKDGVKSIRPQTPSRKTFCIFEYIYFARPDSTIFGKNVYLTRKEHGRQLAKEAPVSADLVMPFPDSGTYAALGYSEASGIPFEMGMIRNHYVGRTFIQPTQSMRDFSVRIKLNPVKELLKGKDIIIIEDSIIRGTTAKTRVKALRELGIGRVHMRVSGPPHRFPCHYGIDFSTKGELIAARMSVEELRDFLGLDSLYYLSLPGLLQATGVEDPEYNFCKACFDGCYPVEFYELLSKDCLERC, from the coding sequence ATGATATCTTCAGAAAAGCCGCGCGAGGCCTGCGGCCTGTTCGGCATCTATGATCACCCCGAAGCCGCCAGGCTGACTTATTTCGGGTTGTACGCCCTGCAGCACAGGGGGCAGGAAAGTGCCGGCATTGCCGTTGCCCGGGACAAACATATGACATCACATAAAGGGATGGGGCTGGTGCCGGAGGTTTTTGACGATGCCCACCTGGCGCAACTTAAAGGCGGGAGCGCCATCGGCCATGTTCGCTATTCCACCACCGGAAGCTCGCTCCTTTTTAATGCCCAGCCGTTTGTGGTGCACCACAGTCAGCGGTCATACGCCGTGGCCCATAACGGCAATATAGTCAATGCGCCCACATTGAAAGATGAGCTGGAAAGCTCCGGTTCCATCTTTCAGACCACCATGGACAGCGAGATTTTTCTGCACCTTTTTGTCAAAAATTTAAAATTCGGGTTTGAACAGGCTGTTGTTGAGAGTGTCGCAAAATTAAAAGGCGCCTTCTCATTTGTCGTTCTGACCAGCAACGGCGAAGTTATCGGAATTAAGGATCCCCACGTTTTCAGGCCGCTGTGCCTGGGAAAACTGAACGGTCATTATGTGCTGGCCTCGGAATCCTGTGCCCTGGACCTGGTACAGGCCGAATTCGTGCGGGAAATCGATCCCGGCGAAATCGTTATCATCGGTAAAGACGGCGTAAAAAGCATCCGGCCGCAAACCCCTTCCCGCAAAACGTTTTGTATCTTTGAATACATCTATTTTGCCCGCCCGGACAGCACCATTTTCGGCAAAAATGTCTACCTGACCCGAAAAGAGCACGGTCGCCAGCTCGCCAAAGAAGCCCCGGTATCGGCCGACCTGGTCATGCCGTTTCCCGACTCCGGTACATATGCCGCCCTCGGTTACTCCGAGGCTTCCGGGATTCCGTTTGAAATGGGCATGATCCGAAATCATTACGTCGGGCGCACGTTTATCCAGCCGACCCAGAGCATGCGGGACTTCAGCGTCCGCATCAAATTGAATCCGGTTAAGGAATTGTTGAAAGGTAAAGACATCATCATCATTGAAGACTCCATCATCCGGGGGACCACCGCCAAAACACGCGTCAAAGCCTTGCGTGAACTGGGGATCGGACGGGTCCATATGCGCGTCAGCGGCCCCCCACACCGATTTCCCTGTCACTACGGAATCGATTTTTCCACGAAAGGAGAGTTGATTGCCGCCCGCATGTCGGTTGAGGAACTGCGTGATTTTCTGGGTCTGGATTCGCTCTATTATCTAAGCCTTCCCGGGCTTCTCCAGGCAACCGGCGTTGAAGATCCGGAATATAACTTCTGTAAAGCTTGCTTTGACGGCTGTTATCCGGTAGAATTTTACGAACTGTTATCCAAGGATTGCCTTGAAAGATGTTAG
- the carB gene encoding carbamoyl-phosphate synthase large subunit, whose translation MPKRSDLHKILIIGAGPIIIGQACEFDYSGTQACKALREEGFKVVLLNSNPATIMTDPEMADRTYIEPVTPESVAMIIEKERPDALLPTLGGQTGLNTAVKVAKMGVLDKYGVEMIGASLDAIQKAEDRDLFRAAMARIGLRVPHSVIVTDLNAAPAAADEIGYPLIVRPSFTLGGTGGGIAYNPEELLEIAKSGLDASLINQVMLEESVIGWKEYELEVMRDHNDNVVIICSIENMDPMGVHTGDSITVAPAQTLSDREYQAMRDATIAIMREIGVDTGGSNVQFAVNPKNGEMIVIEMNPRVSRSSALASKATGFPIAKIAAKLAVGYTLDEIPNDITGETLASFEPTLDYCVVKIPRWTFEKFPETKDYLTTAMKSVGETMAIGRTFKEAMQKGLRSLEIGRFGFGGDGKDLTPEVDLSQPGENGLTLPEIEQKLATPNSQRIFFLRYALLKGMTIESIHQLTHIDPWFLHQLQQILELEKQIAAATGDLPTPLLRKAKTFGFSDIQLAYLKGVTEDSIKKLRREQNIAPTYKLVDTCAAEFRAATPYYYSTYETENEARLSHKKKVIILGGGPNRIGQGIEFDYCCVHASFALREEGVESIMVNSNPETVSTDYDTSDKLYFEPLTKEDVLHIVEMEKPLGVIVQFGGQTPLNLSVPLYRAGVPILGTQPESIDRAEDREHFQAMLKKLGLVQPANGTALNVAGACTVAEKIGYPVIVRPSYVLGGRAMKIVYQPKELENFTRLAILASPEHPVLIDKFLEDALEVDVDAISDGTTTIIAGIMEHIEAAGVHSGDSACVLPPYSIGKEMLAAIAAATKAMAAELQVVGLMNVQYAIKGNRLFVLEVNPRASRTIPFVSKATGVPFAKLATKVMLGRSLRQLGLTKEIIPAHVSVKEAVLPFNRFPGVDTLLGPEMKSTGEVMGIDTVFGAAYAKAQLGAGQNLPLSGTVFISVKEADKKSALPVAAQFHQMGFDIIATDGTHAFLESQGIPNSVINKVSLGRPHVVDAIKNGKIQFVINTGLGDTPRRDGYLIRRAAVQFNIPYTTTIAGAMAMCKGISALKEQRLSVKPIQEYHVQ comes from the coding sequence ATGCCTAAACGTTCCGATTTACATAAGATCCTGATCATCGGCGCCGGCCCCATCATCATCGGCCAAGCCTGCGAATTTGACTATTCCGGCACCCAGGCGTGTAAAGCCCTGCGCGAAGAAGGCTTCAAGGTCGTGCTGCTCAACAGCAATCCCGCCACCATCATGACCGACCCGGAAATGGCGGATCGAACCTATATCGAACCCGTAACCCCCGAATCCGTTGCCATGATTATCGAAAAGGAGCGGCCGGACGCGCTGCTGCCCACCCTGGGCGGCCAAACCGGTCTCAACACGGCCGTGAAGGTGGCAAAAATGGGGGTTCTCGATAAATACGGGGTTGAAATGATCGGTGCCTCCCTTGACGCCATCCAGAAAGCCGAGGACCGGGATCTTTTTCGCGCAGCCATGGCAAGAATCGGTCTGCGGGTTCCCCACAGCGTTATCGTCACGGACCTGAACGCCGCGCCGGCGGCTGCCGATGAGATCGGCTACCCCCTCATCGTACGACCGAGCTTCACCCTGGGCGGCACCGGCGGCGGGATCGCCTATAATCCCGAAGAATTGCTCGAAATCGCCAAGTCCGGCCTGGACGCCAGCCTCATCAACCAGGTCATGCTGGAGGAGTCGGTTATCGGCTGGAAAGAATATGAGCTGGAAGTGATGCGGGACCACAATGACAACGTGGTCATCATCTGCTCCATTGAAAATATGGACCCCATGGGGGTTCACACCGGCGACAGCATTACCGTGGCCCCGGCCCAGACCCTCAGCGACCGTGAATACCAGGCCATGCGCGATGCCACCATTGCCATTATGCGCGAAATCGGGGTTGATACCGGCGGATCCAATGTACAGTTCGCCGTCAACCCTAAAAATGGGGAAATGATTGTTATTGAAATGAACCCCCGGGTGTCCCGCAGCTCCGCCCTGGCATCCAAGGCCACCGGTTTTCCCATTGCCAAAATCGCGGCCAAGCTGGCGGTGGGCTATACCCTGGATGAAATCCCCAATGACATCACCGGTGAAACCCTGGCTTCTTTTGAACCGACCCTCGATTACTGCGTCGTCAAAATTCCGCGCTGGACTTTTGAAAAATTCCCGGAAACCAAAGACTATCTGACAACCGCCATGAAATCCGTGGGGGAAACCATGGCCATCGGCCGGACCTTTAAAGAGGCCATGCAAAAAGGGCTGCGTTCCCTTGAAATCGGCCGATTTGGTTTTGGCGGCGATGGAAAGGATCTTACCCCGGAAGTTGACCTGTCTCAGCCGGGCGAGAACGGCCTGACCCTTCCGGAGATCGAACAAAAGCTGGCGACCCCCAACTCCCAGCGGATTTTTTTCCTGCGCTACGCCCTGTTGAAGGGAATGACGATTGAATCGATCCATCAACTGACGCACATCGACCCCTGGTTTCTCCATCAACTTCAGCAGATCTTGGAACTGGAAAAACAAATCGCCGCAGCCACCGGCGATCTGCCGACGCCCCTCCTGAGAAAGGCCAAAACTTTCGGTTTTTCAGATATTCAACTGGCGTATCTTAAAGGGGTGACCGAAGACAGCATCAAAAAACTCCGCCGGGAGCAGAACATAGCGCCCACCTACAAACTGGTGGACACCTGCGCCGCAGAATTTAGGGCGGCCACGCCGTATTACTACTCAACCTATGAAACTGAAAACGAAGCCCGGCTTTCCCACAAGAAAAAAGTGATCATCCTGGGCGGCGGTCCCAACCGCATCGGCCAGGGCATCGAGTTTGACTACTGCTGCGTGCACGCTTCCTTTGCCCTGCGTGAAGAGGGCGTCGAAAGCATCATGGTAAACAGCAATCCGGAGACGGTCAGCACGGATTATGACACCTCCGACAAGCTTTATTTTGAACCGCTGACCAAAGAAGACGTCCTGCATATCGTTGAGATGGAAAAGCCCCTGGGGGTCATCGTGCAATTCGGCGGCCAGACCCCGCTGAACCTGTCCGTCCCCCTGTATAGGGCGGGCGTGCCGATTCTAGGCACGCAGCCGGAAAGCATTGACCGGGCCGAAGACCGGGAACACTTCCAAGCCATGTTGAAAAAACTGGGCCTGGTCCAACCGGCCAACGGCACGGCCCTGAATGTGGCGGGGGCCTGCACTGTCGCTGAGAAAATCGGCTACCCGGTGATCGTCCGGCCTTCCTATGTCCTGGGCGGCCGGGCCATGAAAATCGTTTACCAACCCAAGGAGCTGGAAAATTTTACCCGGCTGGCCATCCTGGCGTCGCCGGAACACCCGGTCCTGATCGACAAATTTCTTGAAGACGCGCTGGAAGTGGACGTTGATGCCATCTCGGATGGAACCACCACCATCATCGCCGGAATCATGGAACATATCGAAGCTGCCGGTGTCCATTCCGGAGATTCCGCCTGCGTGCTCCCGCCATACAGCATCGGCAAAGAGATGCTCGCTGCCATTGCTGCCGCTACCAAAGCCATGGCGGCAGAACTCCAAGTGGTGGGGCTCATGAACGTTCAATACGCCATTAAAGGAAACCGGCTGTTCGTCCTGGAGGTTAATCCGCGGGCATCCCGAACCATTCCCTTTGTCAGCAAGGCAACCGGCGTGCCCTTTGCAAAGCTGGCAACCAAGGTCATGCTCGGCCGCAGTCTCCGGCAGCTCGGCCTCACCAAGGAAATCATCCCCGCCCATGTTTCGGTCAAGGAGGCGGTGCTTCCCTTTAACCGCTTTCCCGGTGTCGATACCCTGCTGGGGCCGGAGATGAAATCGACCGGAGAAGTAATGGGCATTGATACGGTCTTTGGGGCCGCCTACGCCAAGGCCCAGCTCGGCGCCGGCCAGAATCTGCCCCTGAGCGGAACGGTTTTTATCAGCGTCAAAGAAGCGGACAAAAAATCGGCCCTGCCGGTGGCGGCCCAGTTTCATCAAATGGGTTTCGATATCATCGCAACCGACGGGACCCACGCGTTTCTGGAATCACAGGGAATTCCCAACAGCGTCATCAACAAGGTTTCTCTGGGCCGGCCGCATGTTGTCGATGCCATTAAAAACGGAAAAATTCAGTTTGTTATCAACACCGGCCTTGGCGACACGCCCCGGCGTGACGGTTATCTGATCCGGCGCGCGGCCGTCCAGTTCAACATCCCCTATACCACCACCATTGCCGGCGCCATGGCCATGTGCAAGGGAATTTCAGCTTTAAAGGAACAGCGCCTTTCGGTTAAACCCATACAGGAGTATCACGTCCAATGA
- a CDS encoding cyclic nucleotide-binding domain-containing protein: MIESKYLKDSVQNIQKLMTIAPLRKFETKYLGQLIRLSKIREYEHGEPIIKEGGQDTWIYFLLSGKVRIEKKGMELAIIDKIGEIFGEMRMLDGLARSASVYAEGKTVCLAFDPYGEDSLSSPDQRTKFLLLLYKMFAEFLSGRLRVINDELSQIKKETGRQ, from the coding sequence ATGATCGAATCAAAATACTTAAAAGACAGCGTCCAGAATATCCAGAAACTGATGACCATCGCGCCTTTGCGAAAATTCGAAACAAAGTACCTGGGCCAGTTGATCCGGTTGAGCAAAATTCGGGAGTATGAGCACGGAGAACCTATCATAAAAGAAGGCGGACAGGATACCTGGATTTACTTTCTGCTGTCCGGCAAAGTGCGCATAGAAAAAAAGGGGATGGAACTTGCCATCATTGATAAAATCGGCGAAATTTTCGGTGAAATGAGGATGCTGGACGGCCTGGCGCGATCAGCCTCCGTCTATGCCGAGGGCAAAACCGTTTGCCTGGCATTTGACCCCTATGGCGAGGACAGCCTGTCGTCACCGGACCAGAGAACCAAGTTTCTGCTGCTGCTTTACAAAATGTTTGCGGAATTTTTATCCGGCCGGTTGCGGGTCATCAACGATGAATTATCTCAAATCAAAAAGGAAACCGGCAGGCAATAA
- a CDS encoding 4Fe-4S binding protein → MRIVTARRISQIFFLVVFLWFCEVATLGEAPWQLRGWPVNLFLYLDPLAGLGMLLTTHTLYAGLLWGVVTVVLTILLGRFFCGWLCPFGTIHQFVGFVGKGKKKIAAKIDLNRYHRGQSVKYGLLIFILTAAMADLARYLVSLPQGEPRIFWLIFLISLAAVAVFAALKMDIRPKRTVLLLVIIFGSWLFIGSALRGDRLLAASLQSGLLDPISLLYRSVNLVLLPLLDGTVFTLSASTRYYQGAWLLGVIFLAAVLLNLKKPRFYCRYVCPLGALFGVLGRFALWRIGKSENSCGRSCHVCETNCEGACAPSQQIRISECVLCCNCLTDCFKQEIGFRTAPSASGEILTPDVSRRAFLVSALSGAAAIPMIRLSGQVAGPNWTAELVRPPGALDEQAFLDRCIKCGQCMRLCPTNVIHPAALEGGLEGLWTPILNFRVGTSGCQLNCIACGHICPTGAIRPITLDERLGRNRFAEKGPIKIGTAFIDRGRCLPWAMDRPCIVCQENCPVSPKAITTRNHFSPVEGLGDLAVQAADMGQITIAGGRLEPGRYTSGDFYCRIRGWPEAPPRAIIENAESSLTLSSRQPGSALPPSGSRIEVVVRLQQPYVNPRHCIGCGICEHECPVRGKRAIRVTADNETRTKEHALTLSPA, encoded by the coding sequence ATGCGAATCGTAACCGCCAGACGCATCAGCCAGATTTTCTTTTTAGTCGTTTTTTTGTGGTTTTGCGAGGTGGCCACTCTCGGCGAGGCCCCGTGGCAGCTGCGCGGCTGGCCGGTCAACCTGTTTCTATATTTGGATCCCCTTGCCGGGTTGGGCATGCTCCTGACGACCCATACGCTGTATGCCGGTCTGTTGTGGGGGGTGGTTACCGTGGTCTTGACGATCCTGTTGGGGCGGTTTTTCTGCGGCTGGCTGTGCCCCTTTGGGACGATTCATCAGTTTGTCGGGTTTGTGGGGAAGGGTAAAAAAAAGATTGCTGCAAAAATCGATTTAAATCGCTACCATCGCGGCCAGAGCGTCAAATACGGATTGTTGATATTTATCCTGACGGCTGCCATGGCCGATCTGGCCCGCTATCTGGTAAGTCTGCCCCAGGGAGAACCCCGGATTTTCTGGCTGATATTTCTCATTTCTCTTGCGGCTGTCGCCGTTTTCGCGGCTTTAAAAATGGACATCCGCCCCAAAAGAACGGTTCTGTTGCTGGTCATCATTTTCGGGAGCTGGTTGTTTATCGGTTCGGCCCTGCGGGGGGACCGACTGCTGGCCGCTTCACTGCAGTCCGGTCTGCTGGACCCTATTTCGCTGCTCTATCGCTCGGTAAATCTGGTTTTGCTGCCGCTTCTGGACGGAACGGTTTTTACGCTTTCAGCCAGTACTCGCTATTATCAGGGGGCATGGCTGCTCGGGGTTATTTTTCTGGCGGCGGTGCTTTTGAATCTGAAAAAACCCCGCTTCTATTGTCGCTATGTCTGCCCGCTGGGCGCTCTTTTCGGCGTTCTGGGCCGGTTTGCCCTGTGGCGCATCGGAAAAAGTGAGAATTCCTGCGGCCGTAGCTGCCATGTGTGTGAAACAAACTGTGAAGGGGCCTGCGCGCCGTCGCAACAAATTCGGATCAGCGAGTGCGTCCTTTGCTGCAACTGCCTGACGGACTGCTTTAAACAGGAGATTGGGTTTCGCACGGCACCGTCCGCATCCGGTGAGATTCTCACACCGGATGTGTCGCGGCGGGCTTTTCTGGTTTCGGCCCTGTCCGGCGCTGCCGCCATCCCCATGATTCGACTGAGCGGCCAGGTCGCCGGTCCCAACTGGACCGCGGAACTTGTCCGGCCGCCGGGAGCACTGGATGAACAGGCGTTTCTTGACCGGTGTATCAAGTGCGGCCAGTGCATGCGGCTCTGTCCCACCAATGTGATTCATCCGGCCGCCCTTGAGGGCGGCCTGGAAGGATTGTGGACGCCGATATTGAATTTTCGGGTCGGTACCAGCGGCTGCCAGCTCAACTGCATTGCCTGCGGCCATATCTGTCCCACCGGCGCTATTCGACCGATCACGTTGGATGAACGACTGGGGCGGAACCGGTTTGCCGAAAAGGGACCCATTAAAATCGGAACGGCTTTTATTGACCGGGGGCGCTGTCTGCCCTGGGCCATGGACAGGCCCTGCATCGTTTGTCAGGAGAACTGTCCGGTCAGCCCCAAGGCGATCACCACCCGGAACCATTTCAGCCCGGTCGAGGGTCTTGGGGATCTGGCGGTTCAGGCCGCTGATATGGGGCAGATAACGATTGCCGGCGGCCGCCTTGAACCGGGTCGATATACATCCGGGGATTTTTACTGCCGCATACGCGGCTGGCCGGAAGCACCGCCGCGCGCGATTATTGAAAATGCCGAATCCAGCCTGACGCTTTCTTCCCGGCAGCCCGGGTCGGCATTACCGCCGTCCGGCAGCCGGATTGAAGTCGTGGTCCGCCTGCAACAGCCGTACGTGAATCCTCGGCACTGCATCGGGTGCGGGATATGCGAGCATGAGTGCCCTGTCAGGGGGAAGCGGGCCATCCGGGTAACCGCCGACAATGAAACCCGGACAAAAGAACATGCCTTGACACTGTCGCCGGCATAA
- a CDS encoding radical SAM protein: MDSTVSFAKNAANVFFHILTRCNLKCRHCYINPAQHGKNTLSYKTIEKWLTTVTAFISAGKDINVVFLGGEPSLHPDLSRCIKKARALGYRSITVDTNGYLFNDILAKVTPQDVDYFSFSLDGATEEMNDRIRGTGSYKQCLTGISQAVYNGFKTSLIYTVSRDNIAELVKMPHLLKELGIDRFFIQVIGIRGKAADPAQQKMQIGRDEWLCIVPAAARAAAALGITATYPKVYLSPEEPFECAGQVADNYFIFPNGRVYRCPLCEDFPVHSLAFVNDRLTPTDKINECDLFQLDIPEGCVMNKIIQPDNLSYNTDGSPAYKIACCLLKEEIQKL; encoded by the coding sequence ATGGACTCAACGGTTTCCTTTGCGAAGAATGCCGCCAACGTTTTCTTTCACATCCTGACCCGTTGCAACCTGAAGTGCCGCCACTGTTACATCAATCCTGCCCAGCACGGCAAAAACACCCTGTCCTACAAAACCATTGAAAAATGGTTAACCACTGTAACCGCTTTTATCTCGGCCGGCAAGGACATCAATGTGGTCTTTCTGGGCGGCGAACCCAGCCTGCATCCCGACCTTTCGCGCTGCATCAAAAAAGCCAGGGCCCTGGGATACCGCTCCATCACCGTCGACACCAATGGATACCTGTTCAACGATATCCTTGCAAAGGTAACCCCCCAAGACGTGGACTATTTCAGCTTCAGCCTGGACGGCGCGACTGAGGAGATGAATGACCGCATTCGGGGAACGGGTTCCTATAAACAGTGTCTCACCGGAATCAGCCAGGCGGTTTACAATGGATTCAAAACAAGCCTGATCTACACCGTCAGCCGGGACAACATCGCCGAACTTGTGAAAATGCCGCACCTGTTAAAAGAACTGGGAATTGACCGGTTTTTTATACAGGTCATCGGCATCAGAGGGAAAGCCGCCGATCCCGCACAGCAAAAAATGCAGATCGGCCGGGATGAATGGCTTTGCATCGTTCCGGCAGCGGCCCGGGCAGCCGCCGCCCTCGGCATCACCGCAACATATCCCAAGGTCTATCTCTCGCCCGAAGAACCATTTGAATGCGCCGGGCAGGTGGCCGACAACTATTTCATCTTTCCCAACGGCAGGGTTTACCGCTGCCCCCTGTGTGAAGATTTTCCCGTTCACAGTCTGGCATTTGTCAACGACCGCCTCACCCCCACAGACAAGATCAATGAATGCGATCTTTTCCAGTTGGATATTCCCGAGGGGTGCGTCATGAACAAAATCATCCAGCCCGACAATCTAAGCTACAACACGGACGGGTCTCCTGCATACAAAATTGCCTGCTGCCTGCTGAAAGAAGAAATTCAAAAGCTATGA
- a CDS encoding DUF362 domain-containing protein, producing the protein MTPSNEPDKLLDRRRFLIRSAKAGVSVAAACSAGYLFYDRGGAIEPQEPEPVRLPDFAVPTMKGRMSVAQGPDRVKSLRAALNNLGGMAAFIKKGDRVLLKVNAAFASPPALSATTHPQLISETVRLCFAAGASTVAVTDNPINDPMSCFRLTGIEQAVHEAGAELFLPREPYFRPTTLTGGKLIKAWPLLYEPFKGVTKLIGMAPVKDHHRSGASLGMKNWYGLLGGRRNIFHQDIHTIIQELALMVSPTLVILDGTISMMTNGPTGGSLSDLRRTDTMIVSTDQVAADAFAAKLLNKTAADLPFIARAAAAGAGTVDYESLRPVIIQAEG; encoded by the coding sequence GTGACCCCAAGTAACGAACCAGACAAGCTGCTTGACCGGCGACGGTTTCTGATACGATCGGCCAAGGCAGGTGTGTCGGTAGCAGCAGCCTGTTCGGCCGGATATCTGTTTTATGACCGCGGCGGCGCTATCGAGCCGCAGGAACCGGAACCGGTCCGGCTGCCGGACTTTGCCGTACCGACAATGAAAGGCCGGATGAGCGTTGCCCAGGGGCCGGACCGGGTGAAGTCCCTCCGGGCGGCATTAAACAACCTGGGGGGCATGGCCGCGTTTATCAAAAAAGGAGACCGGGTACTGCTCAAGGTGAATGCCGCCTTTGCTTCACCGCCGGCGCTGTCGGCCACAACTCATCCGCAACTGATTAGCGAGACGGTGCGCCTGTGTTTTGCGGCCGGCGCGTCAACGGTTGCGGTAACGGACAACCCCATCAACGATCCCATGAGCTGCTTTCGTCTGACCGGCATTGAACAGGCCGTCCATGAAGCCGGGGCGGAGCTGTTCCTGCCCCGGGAACCGTATTTCAGGCCGACGACCCTCACCGGCGGCAAGCTCATTAAAGCCTGGCCGCTGCTGTATGAACCCTTTAAAGGGGTCACCAAGCTGATCGGGATGGCGCCGGTCAAGGATCACCACCGCAGCGGGGCATCCCTGGGCATGAAGAACTGGTATGGTCTTCTGGGGGGGCGCCGTAATATTTTTCATCAGGATATTCACACCATTATCCAGGAGCTGGCGCTGATGGTCAGCCCGACCCTGGTGATTCTGGACGGCACCATCAGCATGATGACCAACGGCCCCACGGGCGGGTCCCTTTCGGATCTCAGGCGGACGGACACCATGATTGTCAGCACCGACCAGGTGGCCGCCGATGCGTTTGCAGCCAAACTGCTCAACAAGACCGCCGCCGACCTGCCGTTTATTGCCAGGGCTGCGGCAGCGGGGGCGGGAACGGTCGATTATGAGAGTCTGAGGCCGGTAATAATTCAGGCTGAAGGCTGA